The Paenibacillus mucilaginosus 3016 genome includes the window GAAAGCGGTGAGGTACGTGTGAATAAAAAGCAGCAGCAAACCGAGCAGACAAAGAAGAAGATCGCCGATGCCGCCAGAGTCTTATTTGCTCAAAAAGGCTATAAAGCAACTGCCATTGAAGACATTGTGAAAGCTGCCGGATGCAGTGCCGGTAACATCTATTATCATTTTAAGAACAAGGAAGGGCTTTTTTTACACTTGCTTGAGGATTGGAACAAGGAATGGGATCAGTCATGGCTGGCCCGGGAAAATCAGTACCCAACTACAGTCGAAAAATTGTATGGCATGGCCGAATTTTTGGCGCTCGATCAACTGAGTCATCCGCTGACCAAGGCTGCCGATGAGTTTTTCAACAATGCTGAGAAAGCTCCGGAGGTGGAGGAGCGAATCAACGACATGGTCAAAGGGTACATTGACTTTAATCAGCAGTTACTGCAGAAGGGGATCGATAACAATGAATTCGATGTCAAGAATGTTTCCGGTCTCGCCATTATTCTGGACAGTCTGCTGCTTGGATTAAATCAGCACAGCCGGAGGATGGAACGGGAAGAAGCGCTGGCGGCCTATCGGTTGGCTGTGGATGTATTTTTGCATGGCATTGTCAAGCCGACCC containing:
- a CDS encoding TetR/AcrR family transcriptional regulator encodes the protein MNKKQQQTEQTKKKIADAARVLFAQKGYKATAIEDIVKAAGCSAGNIYYHFKNKEGLFLHLLEDWNKEWDQSWLARENQYPTTVEKLYGMAEFLALDQLSHPLTKAADEFFNNAEKAPEVEERINDMVKGYIDFNQQLLQKGIDNNEFDVKNVSGLAIILDSLLLGLNQHSRRMEREEALAAYRLAVDVFLHGIVKPTR